A window of the Verrucomicrobiia bacterium genome harbors these coding sequences:
- a CDS encoding sodium:solute symporter produces the protein MADSLLVPVVLFAYLAVQLGIGVWAARRVHSEADYLVAGRSLGPLLATFSLFATWFGAETVMGASAAIAEEGLSGGRADPFGYTLCLVLMAVLLAGRLREREYVTLGDFFRQRFGPKVEKGAVAIMVPTSLIWAAAQLLAFAQVIAVISGVDTTLALVGATTLVILYTVLGGLMGDVVTDVVQGGILIVGLVVLLVGVFEAAGGPAAALARIEASQLRLVAPGESFWARLDLWAVPVLGSLVSQEALARMMAARSPAVARRSSYAASLLYLAVGAIPVTIALVGTHLAPEIGHRDEFLPTLARMVLHPMAFALLMGALVSAILSTVDSTLLTVASFVSHTFVVPARPSMDEAGKVRVSRAMVVVAGIAAALIAREGDSIFDLVVFASSFGTAGILITVVVGLWSRWGGPVTAGATLIVGAGVTLAASRIEAVSAPFLLAVVCAAITYGIVGAWERTRLRPET, from the coding sequence ATGGCCGACTCGCTCCTCGTTCCCGTGGTCCTCTTTGCCTACCTCGCCGTCCAGCTTGGGATCGGCGTCTGGGCTGCCCGGCGCGTGCACAGTGAGGCCGATTACCTTGTGGCGGGGCGGAGTCTCGGGCCGCTGCTCGCCACCTTCTCCCTGTTTGCGACCTGGTTCGGGGCCGAGACGGTGATGGGGGCGTCGGCGGCGATTGCGGAAGAGGGGCTGTCCGGCGGGCGGGCCGATCCGTTCGGCTACACGCTTTGTCTGGTGCTCATGGCCGTGTTGCTTGCGGGGCGGCTGCGCGAGCGCGAGTACGTGACCCTCGGCGATTTCTTCCGCCAGCGCTTCGGGCCGAAGGTCGAGAAGGGCGCCGTTGCGATCATGGTGCCCACGTCGTTGATCTGGGCGGCGGCGCAGTTGCTGGCCTTCGCGCAGGTGATCGCGGTGATTTCCGGGGTGGACACGACGCTCGCGCTGGTCGGCGCGACAACGCTCGTGATCCTCTACACGGTTCTTGGCGGACTGATGGGGGACGTGGTGACCGACGTGGTGCAGGGCGGGATCCTCATCGTCGGGCTTGTCGTCCTGCTGGTCGGGGTGTTCGAGGCGGCAGGGGGGCCGGCGGCGGCGCTGGCGCGCATCGAGGCGTCGCAGCTCCGGTTGGTCGCTCCGGGCGAGAGCTTCTGGGCGCGGCTGGATCTATGGGCGGTTCCGGTGCTGGGATCGCTTGTGTCGCAGGAAGCCCTGGCGCGCATGATGGCTGCACGATCCCCGGCCGTAGCCCGGCGCAGCAGCTATGCGGCCAGCCTGTTGTACCTGGCGGTCGGTGCCATCCCGGTGACGATCGCGCTCGTCGGCACGCACCTCGCGCCCGAGATCGGGCACCGCGACGAATTTCTGCCGACGCTCGCCAGGATGGTCCTGCATCCGATGGCCTTCGCGCTCCTGATGGGCGCGCTGGTGTCGGCGATTCTGTCCACGGTGGACTCGACGTTGCTGACCGTCGCCTCGTTCGTGTCGCACACTTTCGTCGTGCCGGCCCGGCCTTCGATGGACGAAGCCGGGAAGGTGCGCGTGAGCCGCGCCATGGTCGTCGTCGCCGGCATTGCCGCCGCGCTGATCGCACGTGAGGGCGACAGTATCTTCGATCTCGTGGTTTTCGCGTCGTCGTTCGGGACGGCAGGGATCCTGATCACCGTCGTGGTCGGTCTGTGGAGCCGGTGGGGCGGACCGGTCACCGCCGGTGCGACCTTGATTGTGGGCGCGGGCGTGACCCTTGCCGCGAGCCGCATCGAGGCGGTGTCGGCTCCCTTCCTGCTCGCGGTGGTCTGCGCGGCGATCACGTACGGGATCGTCGGCGCGTGGGAACGCACGCGCCTGAGGCCTGAGACCTGA
- a CDS encoding hydrolase, giving the protein MNAYQYRRLDKNNVAVLLVDHQSGLTNLVHDFSPDDFKNNVLALADCARYFKLPTILTTSFEQGPNGPLVPELKALFPDAPYIARPGNINAWDNEDFVKAVKATGKRQLLIAGIVTEVCVAFPALSALEEGYEVFVVTDASGTFNRTTRDAAWFRMQAAGAQLMTWFAVACELHRDWRNDVDGLAALFSNHLPSYRCLITSYASGAAAARS; this is encoded by the coding sequence ATGAACGCCTATCAATACCGTCGCCTCGACAAGAACAACGTCGCCGTCCTGCTGGTGGATCATCAGTCCGGCCTGACCAACCTCGTCCACGACTTCTCCCCGGACGACTTCAAGAACAACGTCCTCGCGCTCGCCGACTGTGCCAGGTACTTCAAACTCCCGACCATTCTCACCACCAGCTTCGAACAGGGTCCCAACGGGCCTTTGGTCCCCGAACTCAAAGCCCTCTTCCCGGACGCCCCCTACATCGCCCGCCCCGGCAACATCAACGCCTGGGACAACGAGGACTTCGTCAAGGCCGTCAAGGCCACCGGCAAACGCCAGCTCCTCATCGCCGGCATCGTCACCGAGGTCTGCGTGGCGTTCCCCGCCCTCTCCGCCTTGGAGGAGGGTTACGAGGTCTTCGTCGTCACCGACGCCTCCGGAACCTTCAACCGCACCACCCGCGATGCAGCCTGGTTCCGGATGCAGGCGGCCGGGGCGCAGCTCATGACCTGGTTCGCCGTGGCCTGCGAACTGCACCGCGACTGGCGCAACGACGTTGATGGACTCGCCGCCCTCTTCTCGAACCACCTGCCCTCCTACCGCTGCCTGATCACCAGCTACGCCTCCGGCGCCGCGGCAGCGCGCTCCTGA
- the purM gene encoding phosphoribosylformylglycinamidine cyclo-ligase, with protein sequence MSKKQKAYAAAGVDIDLGNRVKSTLPALLASTHRREVLGKVGGFGGLFALDLKRHREPVLVASVDGVGTKLKVAFAMGRHDTIGEDLVNHCVNDIAVLGAEPLFFLDYLGTGKLEPEVFTEILRGFARGCAANGCALIGGETAQMPGFYREGEYDVSGTIVGVVDRSQMLDGPKNVRRGDVVLGIASNGLHTNGYSLARRILFDRLKLKLSSRVAEIGTTVGEELLKVHVTYGPLIQALLRAPGRGTGRTVSPGIRALAHITGGGFIDNLPRVLPKTCDVRIRKGSWEMPGIFRLLEERGGVEEGELYQVFNMGIGMVALVDGESADGLLRRIRRRGHAAWAIGEVVRGTGRVRLD encoded by the coding sequence ATGAGCAAGAAGCAGAAAGCCTACGCGGCGGCGGGAGTGGACATCGACCTTGGGAACCGGGTGAAGAGCACGCTGCCGGCGTTGCTCGCCTCGACGCACCGGCGTGAAGTCCTGGGCAAGGTCGGCGGCTTCGGCGGGTTGTTTGCCCTGGACCTCAAGCGGCATCGCGAACCGGTGCTGGTCGCGTCGGTGGACGGCGTGGGGACCAAGCTCAAGGTCGCCTTTGCGATGGGCCGTCACGACACCATCGGCGAGGATCTGGTCAACCATTGTGTCAACGACATCGCCGTGCTGGGGGCGGAGCCGCTCTTCTTCCTGGATTACCTCGGAACCGGGAAGCTCGAACCTGAGGTGTTCACGGAGATCCTCCGCGGCTTCGCACGCGGTTGCGCAGCCAACGGGTGCGCCTTGATCGGGGGCGAGACGGCCCAGATGCCGGGATTCTACCGGGAGGGCGAGTACGACGTCAGCGGAACCATCGTGGGCGTGGTGGACCGTTCGCAGATGCTGGACGGTCCGAAGAACGTGCGGCGCGGGGATGTCGTCCTGGGCATCGCCTCGAACGGGCTGCACACCAACGGGTATTCCCTGGCCCGCCGCATCCTGTTCGACCGGCTGAAGCTGAAGCTGAGTTCCCGGGTGGCTGAGATCGGGACCACCGTCGGCGAGGAGCTGCTGAAAGTTCATGTCACCTACGGTCCGCTGATCCAGGCCCTGCTGCGTGCCCCGGGACGTGGGACGGGCAGGACGGTGTCCCCGGGAATCCGGGCGCTGGCGCACATCACGGGCGGGGGCTTCATCGACAATCTGCCACGGGTCCTGCCGAAGACCTGCGATGTGCGGATCCGGAAGGGGAGTTGGGAGATGCCGGGAATTTTCCGGTTGCTGGAGGAGCGGGGAGGCGTCGAGGAGGGGGAACTCTACCAGGTCTTCAACATGGGCATCGGGATGGTCGCGCTGGTTGACGGGGAATCTGCCGACGGACTGCTCCGCCGCATCCGCCGGCGTGGGCACGCGGCCTGGGCCATCGGCGAGGTGGTCCGCGGAACGGGCCGGGTGCGGTTGGACTGA